One window from the genome of Acinetobacter lanii encodes:
- the typA gene encoding translational GTPase TypA — protein sequence MSDIKTLRNIAIIAHVDHGKTTLVDKLLQQSGALGDRAGEIERVMDSGAIESERGITILAKNTAIKWTDARTNTEYRINIVDTPGHADFGGEVERVLSMVDCVLLLVDSQEGPMPQTRFVTQKAFARGLKPIVIINKVDKPSARPDWVIDQVFDLFDNLGGTDEQLDFPVVYASGLRGVAGPSPEELADDMTPLFQTIVDIVEPPAVDVDGPFQMQISSLDYNSFVGVIGVGRIQRGSVKLNTQVTVIDKEGKTRNGRILKIMGYHGLDRVDIEEANAGDIVCVTGIDELHISDTICDPKNVEALPALSVDEPTVTMTFQVNNSPFAGKEGKFVTSRNIRERLDRELIHNVALRVEDTDSPDRFKVSGRGELHLSVLIENMRREGFEMGVSRPQVILKEVDGVKQEPYENVTFDVEEQHQGAVMEQMGHRKGEMTNMEVDGKGRIRIEATVPSRGLIGFRSEFLTMTSGTGIMTSSFSHYGPMKQGTVAKRQNGVLISMVQGTCLGYALFTLQDRGRLFAKPQLEVYEGMIIGINSRSDDMTVNPTKAKQLTNVRASGTDEALTLVPAVEYTLEQALEFIEDDELVEVTPKSIRIRKRYLTENERKRNRSGK from the coding sequence ATGTCAGATATTAAAACTCTCCGTAACATCGCCATTATTGCGCACGTCGATCATGGTAAAACCACTCTTGTAGACAAACTTTTGCAACAATCAGGTGCTCTTGGTGATCGCGCGGGTGAGATCGAGCGTGTCATGGATTCGGGCGCTATCGAGTCTGAACGTGGTATTACCATTCTTGCAAAAAATACTGCAATTAAATGGACAGATGCCCGTACAAACACTGAATACCGCATCAACATCGTGGACACCCCGGGACACGCCGACTTCGGTGGTGAAGTTGAACGTGTTCTTTCTATGGTTGACTGTGTATTGCTTCTTGTTGACTCTCAAGAAGGCCCAATGCCACAAACACGTTTCGTAACGCAAAAAGCGTTCGCACGTGGTTTGAAACCAATCGTGATTATCAACAAAGTGGATAAGCCAAGTGCGCGTCCTGATTGGGTTATTGACCAAGTATTCGATTTGTTCGATAACTTAGGTGGTACTGACGAACAGTTAGACTTCCCAGTGGTTTATGCTTCTGGTCTTCGTGGTGTTGCGGGTCCTTCTCCAGAAGAACTTGCTGATGACATGACGCCATTGTTCCAAACCATCGTAGACATTGTTGAACCACCAGCAGTTGACGTTGATGGTCCATTCCAAATGCAGATCTCTTCACTTGACTATAACAGCTTCGTAGGCGTTATCGGTGTAGGTCGTATTCAACGTGGTTCAGTTAAATTGAACACACAAGTGACTGTAATTGATAAAGAAGGTAAGACACGTAACGGTCGTATCTTAAAAATCATGGGTTACCACGGTCTTGATCGTGTGGATATTGAAGAAGCGAATGCAGGTGACATCGTTTGTGTAACTGGTATTGATGAACTTCATATCTCTGACACGATCTGTGATCCTAAAAACGTCGAAGCATTACCAGCATTGTCTGTAGATGAACCTACAGTGACCATGACTTTCCAAGTAAACAACTCACCGTTTGCGGGTAAAGAAGGTAAATTTGTCACTTCACGTAACATCCGTGAACGTCTAGATCGCGAATTGATTCACAACGTAGCATTACGTGTTGAAGATACTGATTCTCCAGACCGTTTCAAAGTATCTGGTCGTGGTGAACTTCACCTTTCAGTTTTGATTGAAAACATGCGTCGTGAAGGCTTCGAGATGGGGGTATCTCGTCCGCAAGTAATTTTGAAAGAAGTTGACGGTGTTAAACAAGAACCGTATGAAAACGTAACGTTTGACGTTGAAGAACAGCATCAAGGTGCTGTAATGGAACAAATGGGTCACCGTAAAGGCGAAATGACCAATATGGAAGTTGACGGTAAAGGCCGTATCCGTATTGAAGCCACTGTTCCTTCACGTGGCTTAATTGGTTTCCGTTCTGAATTCTTGACCATGACTTCTGGTACAGGGATCATGACGTCTAGCTTCTCGCATTACGGTCCAATGAAACAAGGTACTGTTGCGAAACGTCAAAACGGTGTGTTGATTTCTATGGTCCAAGGGACTTGCTTGGGCTATGCATTGTTTACCCTTCAAGACCGTGGCCGTCTATTTGCTAAGCCACAGTTAGAAGTTTATGAAGGTATGATCATCGGTATTAACTCTCGTTCTGATGACATGACAGTAAACCCAACTAAAGCGAAACAGTTAACTAACGTACGTGCTTCTGGTACGGATGAAGCGTTAACACTTGTTCCTGCTGTTGAATATACACTTGAACAAGCGCTTGAATTCATTGAAGATGATGAATTAGTTGAAGTAACACCGAAGTCAATTCGTATTCGTAAGCGTTACTTGACTGAGAACGAACGTAAACGTAACCGTTCTGGTAAATAA
- the mscL gene encoding large conductance mechanosensitive channel protein MscL, giving the protein MSIIQEFKEFAVKGNMMDLAIGVIIGGAFGKIIDSLVKDIIMPLITVITGGGVDFTQKFFVLGDNPNNLTSLDELTKAGVNVLTYGSFLTVFLNFLILAWVVFLLVKVLNRIRKKQEVAPEPEATPADIELLREIRDELKKRPQI; this is encoded by the coding sequence ATGAGTATTATTCAAGAGTTTAAGGAATTTGCTGTCAAAGGCAATATGATGGATTTGGCTATCGGTGTAATTATCGGTGGTGCTTTTGGGAAAATTATTGATTCTTTGGTGAAAGATATCATCATGCCATTGATCACAGTGATCACTGGTGGTGGTGTCGACTTTACTCAAAAATTCTTTGTACTTGGGGACAATCCAAATAACCTCACTTCACTTGATGAATTGACCAAGGCAGGTGTAAACGTTTTAACCTACGGTAGCTTTTTGACCGTATTCTTAAATTTCCTGATCTTGGCTTGGGTGGTGTTCTTGTTGGTTAAAGTCTTAAACCGTATTCGTAAAAAACAAGAAGTGGCTCCAGAGCCAGAAGCAACGCCAGCAGATATCGAATTACTTCGTGAAATTCGTGATGAATTGAAAAAACGTCCTCAAATCTAA
- a CDS encoding peptidylprolyl isomerase — MKSAIVRHILVKDKELCEQLKKKIKAGTDFAKIAKQHSTCPSAKKGGELGEIKKGQLVGPIDKAVFTLPERELHGPIKSQFGWHLLEIKFRMD; from the coding sequence ATGAAATCTGCCATCGTTCGTCACATCCTTGTCAAAGACAAAGAGCTCTGCGAACAGCTGAAAAAGAAAATTAAAGCGGGAACTGATTTTGCAAAAATTGCAAAACAACACTCGACCTGTCCTTCAGCTAAAAAAGGCGGTGAATTGGGTGAGATTAAAAAAGGTCAGTTGGTCGGTCCGATCGATAAAGCCGTATTTACCCTACCTGAACGTGAGTTGCATGGTCCGATCAAAAGCCAGTTTGGTTGGCACTTGTTAGAAATTAAATTCCGTATGGATTAA
- the mutM gene encoding bifunctional DNA-formamidopyrimidine glycosylase/DNA-(apurinic or apyrimidinic site) lyase, whose product MPELPEVETTKTSLLPLIDQTVQSVQVYQSSLRWPIPENIAKLKGQKLLKLTRRSKYILAEFEQDTMLWHLGMSGSFRLCEPQDELRKHDHLVIQFEDFQLRYHDPRRFGCILWLDDHSQSKLIDTLGPEPLSDAFNAEYVAEKFKTKNVGAKVAIMDNHIVVGVGNIYATESLFNLGIHPAQPASSLSFQQIEKLVIEIKRILKQAIDLGGSTLRDYTNAMGENGYFQQTLLAYGRAGEICVNCETTLQNLKLGQRASVYCPECQPLKQVKIAGKKAIKSSKA is encoded by the coding sequence ATGCCTGAATTACCCGAAGTAGAAACCACCAAAACCAGTTTGCTCCCCTTGATTGATCAAACCGTACAATCGGTACAAGTTTATCAATCGAGTTTGCGTTGGCCGATTCCTGAGAATATTGCCAAGCTCAAGGGACAAAAACTGTTAAAACTGACACGTCGTTCTAAGTATATTTTGGCTGAATTTGAACAAGACACCATGCTTTGGCACTTAGGCATGTCCGGTAGTTTTCGCCTGTGTGAACCTCAAGATGAACTCAGAAAGCATGATCACCTAGTAATTCAGTTTGAGGATTTTCAACTGCGTTATCATGATCCACGTCGCTTTGGTTGTATTTTATGGCTCGATGATCATTCACAAAGCAAGCTGATTGATACGCTTGGCCCTGAACCGCTCAGTGATGCTTTCAACGCCGAGTATGTGGCTGAAAAATTTAAAACAAAAAATGTCGGTGCCAAAGTTGCGATTATGGACAACCATATTGTGGTCGGTGTAGGGAATATCTATGCCACGGAAAGCTTGTTTAATCTTGGCATTCACCCTGCTCAACCTGCCTCAAGTCTTAGCTTTCAACAAATTGAAAAGTTGGTGATTGAAATCAAGCGCATTTTAAAACAAGCCATTGATTTAGGCGGTTCGACCCTACGTGACTACACCAATGCGATGGGTGAAAATGGTTATTTTCAACAAACATTGTTGGCGTATGGGCGTGCAGGTGAAATTTGTGTGAACTGTGAAACCACACTACAGAATTTAAAGCTCGGACAACGTGCAAGTGTGTATTGCCCTGAATGTCAGCCTTTAAAACAGGTTAAAATAGCCGGCAAGAAAGCTATCAAGAGTTCCAAAGCATGA
- a CDS encoding carbohydrate porin has product MGKFSRALLPAFMLIAMTQSHADEKAFDLKGQYFFGDWHGKRTELAQKGYKFESHLRADSTYLADGGRNPHADPEVASQLWLGTTLDMDKIAGWDGVTINAVITARQGQSTGPRNIQDPNEPILGNVQGAFGRGNQYSRITTLTIEKEFKDTGLNLKAGRMAIGADFDFMPCDFQNMSFCAAQMGKWQNSIWKNAPAAQWGARVRYAWTPEWVTSVGVYSFNPDDGNANQESQGMSLDMDNADGVTIPVELMWAPKKFINDLSGTYRIGAMYNTSDDPKNQKDIVTSQPEDHSYGSWIAIEQQLTSHGKGKSGLHAFANLTWHDKTTTKVDSSQQFGFKYYGLFANRPNESLGLGFDRIHLNKRFVDAKNANPKFNFDGSAEYDIELNYQYFPTQWLMLRPNIQYIINPGSTNNVGNALVLGLSSKLTF; this is encoded by the coding sequence ATGGGAAAATTCAGTCGTGCATTATTACCTGCATTTATGCTGATTGCGATGACCCAATCGCATGCTGATGAAAAAGCATTTGATCTGAAAGGACAATACTTTTTTGGAGATTGGCATGGTAAACGGACTGAATTGGCTCAAAAAGGATATAAATTCGAATCACATCTTCGTGCAGACAGTACTTACCTCGCAGATGGGGGACGTAATCCGCATGCAGATCCTGAAGTGGCGTCTCAGCTTTGGCTCGGCACGACCTTGGATATGGACAAGATTGCAGGTTGGGATGGCGTCACCATCAATGCCGTGATTACCGCGCGTCAAGGGCAAAGTACAGGGCCACGCAATATCCAAGATCCGAACGAACCGATTCTAGGCAATGTGCAAGGTGCCTTCGGTCGAGGCAATCAATACTCTCGAATTACCACACTCACCATTGAAAAAGAATTCAAAGACACGGGCTTAAATCTAAAAGCCGGTCGTATGGCGATTGGTGCTGATTTTGACTTTATGCCTTGTGATTTCCAAAACATGTCTTTCTGTGCAGCGCAAATGGGTAAATGGCAAAACAGCATTTGGAAAAATGCACCGGCTGCACAGTGGGGTGCACGTGTCCGCTATGCATGGACTCCAGAGTGGGTGACTTCCGTTGGGGTGTATTCATTTAACCCTGATGATGGTAATGCCAATCAGGAAAGTCAGGGCATGAGCTTGGATATGGACAATGCCGATGGCGTGACTATTCCCGTTGAGCTGATGTGGGCACCAAAGAAATTCATCAATGATTTATCGGGGACTTATCGTATTGGTGCGATGTATAACACTTCTGATGACCCGAAAAATCAAAAAGATATCGTGACCAGTCAGCCGGAAGATCATAGCTATGGCAGTTGGATCGCGATTGAGCAACAACTGACTTCACATGGCAAAGGTAAATCTGGTCTACATGCCTTTGCTAACCTGACTTGGCATGACAAAACCACCACCAAAGTGGACAGTTCGCAACAGTTTGGCTTTAAGTATTACGGTTTATTTGCTAACCGTCCAAACGAGTCGTTGGGGCTTGGTTTCGACCGGATTCATTTAAATAAACGTTTTGTCGATGCCAAAAATGCCAATCCAAAATTCAACTTTGATGGCAGTGCCGAATACGATATTGAGTTGAACTATCAATATTTTCCGACCCAATGGTTAATGCTACGTCCAAATATTCAGTACATCATCAATCCGGGCAGTACCAATAATGTGGGCAATGCCTTGGTCTTGGGCTTAAGCAGCAAATTAACGTTTTAA